The Biomphalaria glabrata chromosome 17, xgBioGlab47.1, whole genome shotgun sequence genome segment ttttaatatttttcaataTCCCAAGCTAGATCAGTGCAAAGCATGCTTAACTTTATTCCAGCTGTTACAGAAGtgttagacaaaaaaaaagtgtaagcCTCAGGTGACAAAAGCCTGCATATAAAACTGCTAAGCAAAACTGATACTGCAGTGCACAGATGTTCCAGTGAATGCATTATGATCCCCATACTCTTGACATATTAACATTTTTGTGTGAGCTATACCGGAAGGAGGGGGATAAAAGATAACATTCTTAGATGCACACAAATAATTACTGCATCAAGAGAAAATAGTTGTCATAACTATACTATTTGGAAAGACCTAGTTTATAGCCTTGCTTAGAAATattctaaataaaatgattacattaagggaGTCCTTCTTAGAAATGTTTATCCATTtagcagagaaaaaaaaaatctgtttgctACAtttataaattgaataataaacTCTATAGAGAGCTGAACAGAAAACTTCAGTGCAGTTAAATTCAGATATTTCTCTAGTCCTTTAATACCCCAAACCATCGTGTAGTTGAAAAAAAGAAGTtcatattttaaactttaaaatggttcttgataaatatatttgtttaatttgATTTTCTTGCTATAGGTATTGTATAATACAAGTATATACAATCTTGTTTACTTTTAATGCTGTGTTAGTACACTTTTCTCTAAATTTTAAGCAGAAAATCAGGCTTACTGACAAGGATTGATCCAATACTTCAAATGTAATTTCTGCTTCATTTAAAAAACAGGAAGAAGGCTATAAAATGGGCTTAGTCATCAGGAATAACTTGGGAAAGGGGGAGGTGGGGTGGCTTACAATCAACTATAGTTATGAACAGATTTTATGAGACTAAAGCAGTAGaaacttcatttaaaaaaaaaagaattgagatcaaaaagataaatatactttaaaaaaaatcacatcaTGACTTAAAGAACCATACCCGTATTATTGGtctgttataataaataaacactTTTCCCAaagcttacacacacacatagaatgaaaaaagcaaaataaaatttaagcaGTGCTTTCCattcaatacaaataaaaaatgaaagcaGATTATGGAAGTTTGAGAACACATCACTGTGAACTCTGTCAGCAATACTGTTTCAGATATTGGTTTGGAGTGTGTAGAATGCTGTTAACATCTAGGAATCTTGATATGGAAAGGTAATtgcagaataaaataaaaattttaaaatttatattcacACTCCTTAAGTGTCAATAAGTGTgtgtttaaatttgtttgtttttttttcgattgaTTCCACACTTAGAAATAGTAAATGCAATATCATGGAAAATTTGgcagtttaaaaacaaactagtgtaaatatatatattataaaagatGAATGCTTTATGCAACAATATAGAAATGTTATTAAATACAAACTTTGGGAAGAAAAATGGATGTATAGTATAAAGTGAAAATGAATAAATCCCTGCAATGAAATATACAAATTGTACTGAAACCATTGAGGtagaatttttttcttgagtgtATAAAAATATAGTTATGGGCCTTTGATTTGTGCCCATACAATTCGTTTTTTATGTGTTCTAAATTTAACTTGCCACTACTTCCATCTAACGCCTATATATTCTAGCTAATcctatttttaaacatattaaaatatatacttcAAGCTATTCAGCAGTGCCTCTTACAATTTGTGTTGGCTATATATACATTTCAAACTATTTCTCAAGctgttaaagcataaaaatacaaaaaaagcaaCAGCCAAATACCCATCACCAGTCAACACTTCAAGATCAGCCTCTAAATATCAAAACATTCCAAATGATATTGAGTCAAAGAGATAATGcttttttaatacttttgatgcaaaatattatataattacaTTCTTAAATTGAAGTCAATAGGAAGCAAATATAAAAAGCCAGCATGGAACATTGCTGAAATTCAGAGATTGGAaatgtgaaatattttaattttgttaattcTACAAACCGAAAAGTTAACTTTTTAGtaccatatttgtttttttttgtttttttttacataaattaagattaaaaaaaaaaattcaatacccgtaaaaataaaaaataattatgcaaatggAAACTTCAGAGTGTGAATTGGACAACAATAGGGGAAGGAATTCTCTGTTTAAAGAATTGAAGATAAATATGTGATGCATTCAACAGCATTGTAACAGTACATTAGGACACATAAATATGTGATGCATTCAACAGCATTGTAACAGTACATTAGGACACATAAATATGTGATGCATTCAACAGCATTGTAACAGTATGTTAGGACACATCCCTGATGAGATTGAACCAGTTTGAAAGATGACTCCCAACAATAATTTATTGTCACCGTGTACACACTATAAATAGATGTTTTTATTCCTTAGTTTTGAGTGTACaactgacacatatataatctttatttagttcttgttcatgtcttttttttaatgatggtAATGTTTTTAATAATCCACAGCTCATGTTGTTGAGTGTATATCAATAAGCAGtcaaacaacattttgaaaaatgaataactttaaaaaaaaaaatcacttttagtCACAAGAGAAAGAGTACGCTAATTTTTAAGCTAGACCACCTTTTGCACCTAGACCAAGATGTTCAGATAAATGAACAGTAAAGTAGGTTTTGTCTTTACAATCTTCACCACAGACAGAACAAAGGAATGGCCTCTCTGTGTCAGACTGGTGGTACTTTTGGTGCAGGCGAAACATGGCATACTCAGTAAAGTAAATCTCACAATAAGAGCAGCGAAACATCCTGCCTGAAGTCAGAAGAGACAGGAGAAGCTCCTGAAGGTGGTGGTCATTTATATTGCTAGGGCTTGGGGCTGAGTGTGTGGAATTGGCTGGGCTGCTGTGAGAGCTGAGACCAGAAGGGCTAGCATGAGAATGGATATTGTTTCCATTGCAGGATGAGCCAACTGGACTCCCAGATGAGCCATGGTTTTGAAGTGAGCCTGTTGATGACTGAACCAGTGGGCTTGGACAGCAAATATTCACTTGAGCACCAAAATCTTCTGTTGAAATTTTTAGCTCCTCTTTTGTGTCCATGCTTTTTATATCTGGATTTCCATTGGTATTgatgtgtttttctttttttggagAGAAACAATCAATAAATGGGTTACGTCCCTCTCGTTTGGTCATCTCCCCAGGTTCCTCAGCTTCAACTTTAATATTCTCTTTTTCCCAAGACTTCTTCACTGGACTTAAGCCATTGCTTCCATTTACACTCCTTCGAGGatatttttctttacttctgtTAGTCTCGTCATCATATACAGACTTTCTTTTTCCAATACTCAAGTTAAGAGCATCAGATTGTACTGAAGGAGTCAGGCTGTGGCCTGCAGCATAAGCTGAATAGTTAATGAGCTGGTTAGTTGATGCGTAAAACTGATAAAGATGAGGGGCTGCAGCTGCTGGGTAAGCAAATAGATTAGCAGCAGCCACTGCTGCTAAACTACCAGCCATTGGTGATGCCAAGGAGTTTGTGGTCAAGTGAGTGGGCATTAATCTTGGTGAGACCATGTTCTGAGGTGAGTTTTTGGGTGGAGTTTGTCTTGCAGCATTGACATAGTTCTCTAGCTCTAAGTTAGTTGGGGGAGGAAGGGAATGGCGTTGGTTTTGTGGGAAATTAGAATTTGATTCTGTTGGGGTTTTTCTAGAATGATTAGCATAATGTGGACTAGGGGCAGTTGTGGATGCTCTTTGTGATGTTGTGGTCACTGATGTATTGGTAATGGCCTTGGTGCTGGGACCTGTGCTTTGAGTATGTCCACTCGTTTgattatacaaaacaaaatccagCATTGCATTTCGTGGGACATCATGACGCCTGCCATGCCTGCGCAATGTTGACCCTCTTGTAAATCTTGCACCACAAATTTGGCACTGATATGGCTTTAGTCCCTGGTGGAGCTTCATATGTGACTTCATATTGTTCTTGTAACCAAATCTTTTATTACAAAGTGGACATGCATATGGCTTCTGAACAGCATGTGATCGTTCATGAAAACGTATAAAAGATTTTGCAAATGATTTGTTGCAAACTCTGCAAACTTCAGTTTCTTCTGCCACTGATTCTCCGTTGGCTGCTTGCTCCTCCACCTCATCAGAGCAGAGTTTCTTCGTTGTTGAGTCTGAGTCTTTCAGAACATCTGGGAGACTGTCAGCACTTCGTCGCTGCAGGAGGCTGTTGCTCTCTTTGCTATCATGTTCACCATCTGACAAAGCCATATTGTGGGGCATGCTTTGACCTGCCTCTGAGTTGTCCAGGAGGGAGAAGTACTTGAGTGAACAAATTTCTTGCTTTGGTAGTGTATGCTCAGAAACAAGGTGTTTTTTCAGTGCCATAATATCTTCAAATGTAGCAGAACAATGCTTACACTTGTATGGCCCCTCGTTGTGATGGCGCAGGAAATGAATGCGAAGGCTGTATGCACAATGAAATGCACTGGTGCAGAGAGAACAAGCAAATGACTTAGTTTGTGAATGAAGAGCCTCGTGAGCCTTTCTAGTGATGCTATCTGCAAAGGATTTCTGACAATACTGACATACAAGAGACTGTGACATATCTAATGCATCAGATTCTAACTTTATGTCCTCCTCATTATGACTTTCATTGAACTGCTCCTGATCTTCAGCTACCTCTTCTTCATTatcttcatcttcttcttcatcttccTCATCTTCTTCTATCAGATTGGTTGAGCTGAACTCTTCCTGGGATCTATCAACATGAGCTTTGTTATTCCACAATGGGGGTGGTGTGGATGGCGTCATTTTCAAGCGGGCACCGGAAATGTTGGCAACAGTGATTTTGTCAGGGTATTCCATCTTCTCGTTGTTTGGGCTGGGCCAGTCACGTTCTCTACCTGATAAGCGTTTATACTCATGAGGGCTTGGTGACCTCCTTCTATCCGTTTTAACCTGCAGCTTGTCAGATTTGGTTTCTCCTGGTTCAGGAGACTCTGTGGCCAAAGGAATACCACGTAGAGACGATGGTGGGAACACTGGGGGCTGGGATCTAATGCTGAAATCTGAGCAGTACTTAGCTGTGAGATCCATACCTGAGTCAGAGTTGAATGATTTGGAAAGAGCAGACAGTCCCAAAATAGAATTGCTGTGCTCTCTGTTCTTAGAAGAAGGGGAGGGTGAGGACGACCAGGACATGCTGTCAGACTCTTTCTTTGACTGCAGCGTGTTGCTGTTTTGGTCCAAAGAGGCTATGGCAGCAGCTGAGATGGAATTATAAAAATGGCTTCCATAGTGAGCATAGCTGTAAGCCGATGCTGCCCCTCTGGAAGGACTAGATCCTAGAGCATTGATGGGGTTGGTGACAGGGAATGAAGTAGGGTAAGCCGGGTGTAAGGTTTGTGGTGGGGGTGATGCAGGTGTCGGTGCAGAAGGCAGATTGCTACCAGCATGCGAAGTTATGTTAGCAGAGCTGGAGTTCACTGTCCTTGGGGCAGAAGGCAGCTGATTCGCACTAGCATTTGCTGCTTCTTTGTGACGTTGTTGTTGCTCTTTCAATGCAGCTGCGGCCGCGACTGCTGCCGCTGTGTTATTCTCCTCATTTTTGGCCAGACTATTTGATGCTCTTAGAAGAGGGCATCTGCGCTCATGATAGCGTCTAGTAGTGGAGCGCGTAAACACTTTGTTGCAAAACGTGCACATGCGAGATTTTCTTGGAAAACCATTACTTACATAGTTATAAAGTTCAGATCCAAAATTATAAGTGGGCATTTGAACCCCAGAAAGACCGTAAGGGAATTCATTAACGTTCGGGTAGGCCATCGTGAGACTGGTATTAGTTGAGGAAGGCTGCGCTCTGCTGTATGAGGTGCTCTCCCTTGAGCTGCTTCTCTCGGAGTGAGATCTGGCTAATGCGTCATAAGAAAACTCTGGAGGGCTTGAGCGAGATGACGAGTTGACACCACTTCTGGAAGAAGACAAAGGAGAATATCCCGACAGGAGATGATGCCGAGAGCTCATATAACTTCTGTTGGCCATTGTTTGCTAATGTGACAGTCAAgctgttcaaaataaaatgctgaTTCTTTTGGCCCCTCAATGCTGGTTTGGCAGTCGCTAAGTTGGACAAAGCTGAATGGAAAGTCGTTGTTGCGAAATACTGAAATGGTTGAATTCTTGATATCCGTGGCGTTATTTCTCCAGTGTGCATCCTAGGCATGATAACCTCTGCATCGGTGAAATTCTGAAATGGAAAGATTATGGTATTAGTTATTTGCATAAACTGCAGCAATAATACTGTAACCCATTTCTACCTTTACATTTCAGCGGTGAAATTCTAATTCGTGCtttaaaatttacttatttaatATTTCCTAATTTGAAAGTGATGTAGCTCagtcagaggcggccttagcattACGCGAGGCCCGGGGGAGTGTCAGAAGCCGGGCCCAGGGCGAGTGTCATACGTGAGCCGTAAAAGTAGACCATATAAACTGTAGCAAATGACACTAACGGTCTCTTCCACCTCTGATGCTGTAGGTGTTATCATCTTTACAAAACAGTACATTACTTAGGTACTGTACCATTGGACATTTGACAACATTGCGtactgtattgtaattgttttGCATTTAAGATTTTGCTTGTAAGATTTTGTCCTATGTCCTATAGTATTGACTTAGTGGCTTTTAATCAACGGAAGtaatgattcagaaacattttgtacgacaaatcaacaaattagataatattcATTTCTGCTATCGCGAGACCCCTAGGCGCGGTGTAAGTAAAAATAGAGTTATTTTGAAACCCGTATTTAATTAATAATCGCTTGGCTATCTGCCCATACACAAAGATGTAATTCACTTGGAAGATAACATTGCTCTGTTTTACCTGAGTTGAACAAGAATGATTTCTTTATAATAGAAGCAAAAACATACAAACTTATTAAAATTACAAAACCATGAACAAAGCATAAAACGTATTCGCTGTAAGTGTTATGCTCCTACAAAAGTTACGTAACGTATACAGATATATACAGCTAGTATTATTTTGATTATGTACGTTTGCAAGGCTTAGGCTTACTCGAATACCCACCATTTCTCAAACGGACATGTGGTCTGAGAGTGCCGGTTGTGTTGAGATGACGGACCTGGCCCCAAGTACTGACTCTATAGATATAGATGGCAAAGGGTGCACTTGGCCACTGTGAGAACTGCCAACTCGGCGTCTAGCTTGGTCATGACGCAGTCGCGGGTGCGTTCAATTCGTGCATAATTATATCCGGTCCCCGCGGTACTCTAATATGCAAGCACAGAATTAGGAGAATATAAAGACAGAAAGCGGGAGAATCGGGAAAGGGGGGCGACCCGGGCTAGGAAACAGGGTAGAACTaaataagaaagaaatacaGAATGGCATAATTATTTGCAATGTTCAGTTGCTTTTTATAGTTTAGATCTCGATCTGGATCTAGATTAGTAACATCATAAACTTAAACATATTAAGAGTTAGTGATACGAACAACACTATCTAGTATTTTAAAAGCAAACCATTTCAATTAAGTTTAGTTATTTTACTCATGCTAGgacgaatttgtacaaatgctccttcttccctagcgctattagagcatggaatgggttgcctgggccagccaggaaaacccagtgacttggcagaatttaagtcattggttaacatgaatgactaaatgcatgacgcttagggcgtaatcatctttttttttttttttttgaagtaacgtctgtattatataagataagataagaaaataagatgTCCGATTCCAGAAGAACGATAGGGTGCAAGAGGTATAGCACATAAGTATAAAAAAACATTAGGTGAGCGAATCtagacacacatacatacacaattTCAACTGGAATCATTTGTCTTGTATCAAATAAATGGCGGCTGCCCTTCTTCCGTTCAAAACACATTTTTGTGTAATCACAGTCATCTTTCGTGCACGGCTTGGATCCCACGATTTGAAGCTACGCGGTGGCGTAGGCTACCACCACTAGGTTCTATATGTTAGTTctgatgaccaaaaaaaaaaaggtgggggggggggggaaatccgaaagaaaatataagaacacaattattttaaggatatcaaaataaaaaaaaatgttggtgcCAAAGTTGAACATACCACTAAAACGATAATTTTCAAAACTCTACATATTTGTTTGCTTTTTCAAATAACTTTTCTTTCCACAATGTCaacaatttttaaactttttccaCATTTTCACCTATTTTTTATCCTTCATTGTATTTTAgggcaaaaaaaaatcacagatcTGTCTCGTTCTGTCTGGAAAAACTCTGAATGATTCTAAATGAATCACAGGTGTCGATTGCATGCCTTTAGGTTAGGCTGTGACTAAGCAGACCAGTCTTTGAGCAACAAATTTCAAAACTTCCAGGTTGGAGACACGATCTTTCCAGAAGATGCAAAAATTTTGCGTCTCAAACATTGCCCATGAAAACTGTTTAATCTCTACTCGTGATGTATGAAACTTGAGTTCCCTTTAGCCCTTTCTAATACGTTATCTGTTAACGTCTGAGGCTTGTTCAGTGTACGGCAGACTAACTACTTAGACCCTCATTAAATATGCAAGAAAGTAGATGTGAAATCTTCGAatgtcgcacacacacacaccacatagCCGACTGCGTCATACAAAAATCAaagttgtcaaaaaaaaaaaaaaggttgacagcgCGTTGTCGTGGTAACGGCACAGCAAACAATGGTGGGAGAAAAATATGACGTTTAGTAGGAGCATGGCCGatcttaggcataggcaaactaggtagccgcctagggcctccagttacctaaggccggccgtGGTAGGGAAAAATCAGAAGAACTTCTTCACGAGATTTCTTAGCGCATGTgaatgcctgttgtttccattttgaAAACTGAAAGATATAATTGAAGGAAGTGAGGATGGGATCACGTGATATTTTGGAAGACCTTGACTTACATGTTGTGGCGCTTGACTATGTGCAAGTCTATGTGCAATGACAGGTCAGTACCGGTATTCTAAGAAGATGTATTggtccctccctccccccccctcaaagaaaaatatttaaaatgttgaaaGTGTAAAGTATCGGTACTTTTATTACTACTAAtctatttgta includes the following:
- the LOC106050568 gene encoding uncharacterized protein LOC106050568: MANRSYMSSRHHLLSGYSPLSSSRSGVNSSSRSSPPEFSYDALARSHSERSSSRESTSYSRAQPSSTNTSLTMAYPNVNEFPYGLSGVQMPTYNFGSELYNYVSNGFPRKSRMCTFCNKVFTRSTTRRYHERRCPLLRASNSLAKNEENNTAAAVAAAAALKEQQQRHKEAANASANQLPSAPRTVNSSSANITSHAGSNLPSAPTPASPPPQTLHPAYPTSFPVTNPINALGSSPSRGAASAYSYAHYGSHFYNSISAAAIASLDQNSNTLQSKKESDSMSWSSSPSPSSKNREHSNSILGLSALSKSFNSDSGMDLTAKYCSDFSIRSQPPVFPPSSLRGIPLATESPEPGETKSDKLQVKTDRRRSPSPHEYKRLSGRERDWPSPNNEKMEYPDKITVANISGARLKMTPSTPPPLWNNKAHVDRSQEEFSSTNLIEEDEEDEEEDEDNEEEVAEDQEQFNESHNEEDIKLESDALDMSQSLVCQYCQKSFADSITRKAHEALHSQTKSFACSLCTSAFHCAYSLRIHFLRHHNEGPYKCKHCSATFEDIMALKKHLVSEHTLPKQEICSLKYFSLLDNSEAGQSMPHNMALSDGEHDSKESNSLLQRRSADSLPDVLKDSDSTTKKLCSDEVEEQAANGESVAEETEVCRVCNKSFAKSFIRFHERSHAVQKPYACPLCNKRFGYKNNMKSHMKLHQGLKPYQCQICGARFTRGSTLRRHGRRHDVPRNAMLDFVLYNQTSGHTQSTGPSTKAITNTSVTTTSQRASTTAPSPHYANHSRKTPTESNSNFPQNQRHSLPPPTNLELENYVNAARQTPPKNSPQNMVSPRLMPTHLTTNSLASPMAGSLAAVAAANLFAYPAAAAPHLYQFYASTNQLINYSAYAAGHSLTPSVQSDALNLSIGKRKSVYDDETNRSKEKYPRRSVNGSNGLSPVKKSWEKENIKVEAEEPGEMTKREGRNPFIDCFSPKKEKHINTNGNPDIKSMDTKEELKISTEDFGAQVNICCPSPLVQSSTGSLQNHGSSGSPVGSSCNGNNIHSHASPSGLSSHSSPANSTHSAPSPSNINDHHLQELLLSLLTSGRMFRCSYCEIYFTEYAMFRLHQKYHQSDTERPFLCSVCGEDCKDKTYFTVHLSEHLGLGAKGGLA